In Candidatus Chlorohelix allophototropha, one DNA window encodes the following:
- a CDS encoding metal ABC transporter permease, producing MLDWLIEPFTTAFTQNALKELALISVLSGVVGVYVVLRGIAFIVDGLSHAILPGIAVALLMGGNTFAGAFVAALVVTVLVSFTSRHEQVSEDSATGIFFTGAFALGVILTTLALSDKSLRGTSVDILFGQLFGVTEQDLTNTLLVGGLVTLLFVALRKELLLSSFDPSMSRAMGYSGWWLDLALYLGVALTVVVALPAVGNILVLAFLITPAATARLLTDRLYRLIILSAVFAFLASLIGIYLSYYMRLAGGASIVTVSSLLFLLALTFSPRYGWLSRFRRKESPANVG from the coding sequence ATGTTGGATTGGTTAATCGAACCCTTCACCACCGCCTTTACCCAAAACGCCCTGAAAGAACTGGCGTTGATTAGCGTACTTTCGGGGGTGGTGGGCGTGTACGTGGTATTGCGGGGCATCGCCTTTATCGTGGACGGACTGTCGCATGCCATCTTGCCGGGAATCGCGGTGGCGCTACTGATGGGCGGTAACACCTTTGCGGGCGCGTTCGTAGCGGCGTTGGTAGTGACGGTGCTGGTGAGCTTTACCAGTCGCCATGAGCAGGTCAGCGAAGATTCGGCAACGGGCATTTTCTTCACGGGGGCGTTTGCGTTGGGCGTAATTCTAACCACGCTGGCGTTATCGGACAAAAGCCTTCGGGGTACTTCGGTGGACATCCTGTTCGGGCAACTCTTCGGCGTAACCGAGCAAGACCTTACCAATACGCTGTTAGTGGGCGGGTTGGTGACGCTGCTGTTTGTGGCGTTGCGCAAGGAACTGCTGTTGAGCAGCTTCGACCCCTCGATGTCACGCGCAATGGGCTATAGCGGTTGGTGGCTCGACTTAGCGTTGTATCTGGGAGTCGCGCTCACGGTGGTAGTGGCGTTGCCCGCCGTTGGCAATATTTTGGTGCTGGCATTCCTCATCACGCCTGCTGCTACGGCGCGTCTGCTCACCGATAGGCTCTACCGCTTGATAATTCTCAGCGCGGTTTTCGCCTTCCTAGCCAGCCTCATTGGCATCTATCTTTCCTATTATATGCGTTTGGCGGGAGGCGCATCCATCGTGACGGTTTCAAGCTTGCTTTTCTTGTTGGCGTTGACATTTTCTCCGCGCTACGGTTGGCTGAGTCGTTTCCGCCGAAAGGAGTCGCCTGCCAATGTGGGATGA
- a CDS encoding metal ABC transporter solute-binding protein, Zn/Mn family: MKIRFLLINLMLLMLLAACGDNTATNSSASGKIKVVATTSVIADMAKNVAGDRAEIYAILKPGRDAHDYEPTAEDSKALANAQLVLSNGLGLEAWLDKTVQNSGTKAALVKLSDGVSVQKTAQGDTDPHIWHSPDNGKIMVDNIAKGLAKVDAAGSATYEANATTYKAQIDDTTRQMKTLLDTIPADRRKLVTNHEAFTYFAAQFNLKIVGSIIPSFDSTAEPSAQALTELVKSIKAEKVPAIFTETTINPKLAEQISKEAGVKIFSNLYGDALGEPGSEGETYLKMLLSNARNIANGLK, translated from the coding sequence ATGAAAATACGCTTCTTGCTTATAAATTTGATGCTATTAATGCTATTGGCGGCGTGTGGCGATAATACTGCTACCAACTCAAGCGCGAGCGGCAAAATCAAAGTGGTGGCGACTACCAGCGTCATTGCCGACATGGCAAAAAACGTGGCGGGAGATCGCGCCGAGATTTACGCCATTCTCAAGCCCGGTAGGGATGCGCACGATTATGAGCCTACCGCCGAGGATTCCAAAGCGCTGGCTAACGCTCAACTGGTGCTGTCCAACGGGCTAGGGCTGGAAGCGTGGCTGGACAAAACGGTGCAGAATAGCGGCACCAAAGCCGCGCTGGTAAAGCTTTCCGATGGCGTGAGCGTGCAGAAAACGGCGCAGGGCGATACCGATCCGCACATCTGGCACAGCCCCGACAACGGCAAAATCATGGTGGACAACATCGCGAAGGGGTTGGCGAAGGTGGACGCGGCGGGTAGCGCCACCTATGAAGCCAACGCCACCACCTACAAAGCACAAATTGACGATACCACGCGGCAGATGAAAACTTTGCTCGACACTATTCCTGCCGATCGGCGCAAGCTCGTCACCAACCACGAAGCCTTTACCTACTTTGCCGCTCAGTTCAACCTGAAAATTGTCGGCTCGATAATCCCCAGTTTCGATAGTACCGCCGAGCCGAGCGCACAGGCTCTAACCGAATTGGTCAAGAGCATCAAGGCGGAGAAAGTGCCAGCCATTTTCACCGAAACCACCATCAACCCCAAGTTGGCAGAGCAAATCAGCAAGGAAGCAGGCGTGAAAATCTTCTCCAATCTGTACGGGGATGCGCTAGGCGAACCGGGCAGCGAGGGCGAAACCTATCTCAAGATGCTGCTGTCCAACGCTCGCAATATTGCCAACGGCTTGAAATAG
- a CDS encoding metal ABC transporter permease, translating to MWDDVTRFLLEPLSAPYVQRALLEIAILSVAVAIVGTYVVLRGLSFLTLALSHAIFPGVVLAALLGWNMLLTSMVVAVGISLLIGLSSRNSRVGHASAIGTIYTGAFAAGIMLISSAGLFRRLSEFLFGRLFAVGDDDIVIAAVVTLLVILAYGLARKEILLVSFDRAMAMAQGLPVALLELGFLALLSLVVVAALPAVGNIQTVALLVTPPATARLLTDRLRMVMLLSGLLSLLGGVMGVYLAWHLNLVSGAMVVLVLTIFFLLAYFLSPRYGLLTRRLRPARA from the coding sequence ATGTGGGATGATGTAACCCGCTTCCTGCTCGAACCGCTCTCTGCGCCCTATGTGCAACGCGCCTTGCTGGAAATCGCTATTCTGAGCGTGGCAGTGGCGATAGTCGGTACATATGTGGTGTTGCGCGGCTTGAGCTTCCTCACGCTGGCGCTCTCCCACGCCATCTTTCCGGGGGTGGTGCTTGCCGCGCTGCTGGGCTGGAATATGCTGCTAACCAGCATGGTGGTAGCGGTGGGTATCAGCCTATTAATCGGCTTGAGCAGTCGCAATTCGCGAGTCGGTCACGCCTCCGCGATCGGCACGATTTACACCGGGGCGTTCGCGGCTGGCATTATGCTCATCAGTAGCGCGGGGCTGTTTCGCCGCCTGAGCGAGTTCCTGTTCGGGCGACTCTTTGCAGTAGGTGACGATGATATTGTGATTGCGGCTGTCGTGACTCTGCTGGTGATATTGGCGTATGGGCTGGCGCGTAAGGAGATTTTGCTGGTGTCGTTCGACCGGGCGATGGCGATGGCGCAGGGTTTACCTGTCGCGCTGCTGGAATTGGGCTTTCTGGCGTTGCTCTCGCTGGTGGTGGTAGCCGCACTTCCGGCGGTTGGCAACATCCAAACGGTGGCGTTGCTGGTCACGCCTCCCGCTACGGCGCGTCTGCTCACCGACCGACTGCGCATGGTCATGCTGCTGTCGGGTCTGCTTTCGCTGCTAGGTGGAGTGATGGGCGTGTATCTGGCGTGGCATCTGAATCTGGTGTCGGGCGCAATGGTGGTGCTGGTGCTGACCATTTTCTTCCTGCTGGCGTACTTCCTCTCGCCCCGCTACGGGCTACTCACCCGCCGTCTACGTCCCGCCCGCGCTTGA
- a CDS encoding Uma2 family endonuclease, giving the protein MALRKTDISPSKLEYYYDTHPTHEDLMGDSLPQVTLFTYLLEVLKWLYHKEGWMVAGNFNHYHEEIENSENLIVPDIALFKGIEIAADEQLRLSSWDMRGGKRQCPPLVLEVSSGSTYSGDINPDKKPRSYGLIGVKEYFSYDPNEPQVYPKRVGKRLLGWRYGASKQPETILPDERGWLWSEELESWLGEDGAYLRLYDRNGEMRPTEAEAEQAAKEAAWAKLRELGIDPEQL; this is encoded by the coding sequence ATGGCGCTACGCAAAACGGATATTAGCCCTTCAAAACTGGAATATTACTACGATACTCACCCCACTCACGAGGATTTAATGGGCGACAGTTTACCGCAAGTAACGCTCTTTACCTATCTGCTGGAAGTGCTGAAATGGCTGTACCACAAGGAGGGGTGGATGGTGGCGGGCAATTTCAACCACTACCACGAGGAGATTGAGAACTCGGAGAATTTAATCGTACCAGACATCGCCTTGTTCAAGGGGATTGAGATAGCAGCGGATGAACAATTGCGTTTATCCAGTTGGGATATGCGCGGCGGAAAACGCCAATGCCCCCCGCTGGTGTTAGAAGTAAGCTCAGGCAGCACCTACTCCGGCGACATCAACCCGGACAAGAAACCGCGCTCGTATGGCTTGATAGGGGTAAAGGAATATTTCAGCTACGACCCCAACGAACCACAAGTATATCCAAAGCGGGTAGGGAAGCGTCTGCTGGGTTGGCGCTATGGGGCTAGCAAGCAGCCCGAAACGATTCTGCCGGACGAACGCGGCTGGCTTTGGAGCGAGGAATTGGAGAGTTGGTTGGGAGAGGACGGGGCGTATTTGCGCCTGTACGACCGGAACGGTGAGATGCGCCCCACTGAAGCCGAAGCCGAGCAAGCGGCGAAAGAGGCGGCATGGGCTAAGTTGCGCGAGTTGGGCATTGACCCTGAGCAGTTGTAG
- a CDS encoding response regulator: MVILIVNGDHDFRNIVRIILKPYGYDVVEAGSYREGFWRAVEFKPQIVLMDNIITSKSGIDLCRDIQAISGMQATEFLIFTDFDDELEKVVGISIMGVIKKPYIFPELRKLLPFSSIQEQAG; this comes from the coding sequence ATGGTGATTCTAATTGTTAATGGTGACCACGACTTCAGAAATATCGTCCGTATAATTCTCAAACCGTATGGTTATGATGTGGTGGAAGCCGGCAGTTATAGGGAAGGGTTCTGGAGAGCGGTTGAATTCAAGCCCCAGATTGTGTTAATGGATAATATTATTACCTCTAAGTCTGGTATTGATTTGTGTAGGGATATTCAAGCAATTTCCGGTATGCAAGCCACTGAATTTTTAATTTTTACTGACTTTGATGATGAGTTAGAAAAGGTTGTGGGTATCAGTATAATGGGTGTGATTAAAAAGCCCTACATATTTCCTGAACTGAGAAAACTACTACCCTTCTCTTCTATTCAAGAGCAAGCTGGTTAA
- a CDS encoding PAS domain S-box protein, whose amino-acid sequence MKILLNGEGSDFATISAILTATTAFEVISTEAWQVQRLATPLDLILLDMEARDFKGIETIDRLQRLYPHLPMVLLAGENQEEAALEAIRRGAQDYLLKAELTPTLLVRTIRLACERHRSQQHLAQPSQRYREILDTRSEMIFRYTPDFIVTYANRAYGQHHNLSPEEMIGRNILELIPEEDRARAKAHVESLSASNPLGSSEHRSILPDGSVSWSLWTDQAIFDASGNLIEFQGTGQDITPLKQLELTVRDQNKLYRIIFENSFDGLMLTAPDGRIFDANPAACAMLGYSKEEICTLSRDVLVDLTDSRLEDFLKKRSAEGYAIGDLIHIRKDGGKLLTHVSSQIFQDEQGKILASVRIRNVSESRRLEEALRDSEELYRSLIESSDSIIALIDKAGRFHFVTEKGARQLRTTPSEIVGKFLADWFPPDNATRMLANIRQVLQGGQGNITEERVGIPGAVHWYRTSIQPVRNKEGQPIFALINADDVSDMKLAEEKIRNSARRLEGLNALDKAILVANNVEELARLAIEQLVKLVPCQRATISYVDLNEKFLFPIHSWSQLDTSVKPGIKFPIHESYLKLIEAESYLLRTELDNSPNQIPRQFYKEGFNSMLYVGLKTGGKLIGLMLLLSSDPAFFTQEYLNIALEIGDILAIGISNVKMNQTIREHSAELEEKVTLRTAELEQARNRAESIFQSSSDGILIIASDSEIERANAEAYVLFEDMGKGATKKLLFLTNETDRPILEKAISAALLSGKIQRLEVALRRSGEQYFEAELGIAPLGSPAVDKPSLVCTVRDITERKLAENAVRESELRYRLLADNITDMVAVHTPEGKYTYVSPSLKMLAGYQPEELVGRYGVEFVHPDDVALATSAYARATVKRAHYNPTITRFRHKDGHYIWLETVGQTRYSEETGKPVELITSTRDITKRKEVEDALAEERNLLRNLIDNIPDYIYIKDKEHRYIMNNTPHARSMGTNSPAEVVGKTDFDFFPPEFAEKYHADEDEIYRSGEAIINKEEKSFGLNREPIWAATTKIPLKNLSGQLVGLVGITHDITGLKRTQEIIQNALEKEQELSELKSRFISMASHEFRTPLAIIMVIAENLGLYRDRMDEQQIEQRIVGIKKQVKRLTDIIEDMLDLSRIQANRIEFKPVLTDLDAFCKEIIEEFESRLDVLHPFSYSCIDTPLLLKLDTALFHRIMNNLLSNAVKYSNPGSTIFISVEKQAGFIQLQIRDEGIGIPEADIKHIFEPFHRAANVEAISGTGLGLVIAKQSVELHGGSISLDSTPDIGTTVTVSLPDLK is encoded by the coding sequence ATGAAGATATTACTAAATGGTGAGGGGAGTGACTTCGCCACTATCAGCGCGATACTTACTGCTACTACCGCTTTCGAGGTCATTTCGACGGAGGCTTGGCAAGTGCAGCGGTTAGCGACCCCGCTTGACTTAATATTACTGGATATGGAAGCGCGGGATTTTAAGGGCATAGAAACCATTGACCGCTTACAGCGACTGTATCCCCACTTGCCGATGGTACTGCTTGCCGGAGAAAATCAGGAAGAAGCCGCGCTAGAAGCTATTCGCCGAGGGGCGCAAGATTATCTGCTCAAAGCAGAGCTAACCCCTACCCTGCTGGTACGAACTATACGCCTTGCCTGCGAACGCCACCGCTCACAGCAACACTTAGCGCAACCAAGTCAACGTTATCGCGAAATCTTAGATACCCGCTCAGAGATGATTTTTCGCTATACCCCTGATTTTATAGTGACTTACGCCAACCGCGCTTACGGTCAGCATCATAATCTTTCGCCCGAAGAAATGATCGGGAGGAATATTCTGGAGTTGATACCCGAAGAAGACCGCGCTCGCGCCAAAGCCCATGTAGAAAGTCTCAGTGCGTCAAACCCGCTTGGCTCTTCCGAGCATCGCTCTATCTTGCCGGATGGCTCGGTGAGTTGGTCTTTGTGGACTGACCAAGCCATTTTTGATGCTAGCGGCAACCTTATCGAATTTCAGGGCACGGGACAGGATATTACCCCCCTCAAACAACTAGAACTGACTGTGCGCGACCAGAATAAGCTTTACCGCATTATTTTTGAAAACAGCTTTGATGGGTTGATGCTTACCGCGCCGGATGGCAGGATTTTTGACGCTAACCCTGCTGCTTGTGCTATGTTGGGTTATTCTAAAGAAGAAATCTGTACGCTCAGTCGTGACGTTCTTGTGGATTTAACCGATTCACGGCTGGAGGATTTTTTGAAAAAGCGCAGCGCCGAGGGCTATGCCATCGGTGACCTTATCCATATCCGTAAGGATGGGGGGAAGCTTTTAACCCATGTATCTTCTCAAATATTTCAAGACGAGCAGGGAAAAATACTTGCCAGTGTACGCATCAGGAATGTTTCCGAATCCCGACGCTTGGAAGAAGCCTTGCGCGACAGTGAGGAGTTATACCGTAGCCTTATCGAAAGTAGCGATTCGATTATCGCGCTTATCGACAAGGCGGGTCGCTTCCATTTCGTAACTGAGAAAGGCGCACGGCAATTGCGTACAACGCCTTCTGAAATTGTCGGTAAATTCTTGGCTGATTGGTTTCCGCCTGATAATGCAACTAGAATGTTAGCTAATATCCGGCAAGTTCTCCAAGGTGGACAGGGTAACATCACCGAAGAACGAGTTGGTATTCCCGGCGCGGTTCACTGGTATCGCACCAGTATTCAGCCAGTGCGCAATAAAGAGGGACAGCCGATTTTTGCTTTAATTAACGCCGATGATGTATCTGATATGAAGCTGGCAGAGGAGAAAATCCGCAATTCTGCCCGCCGCTTGGAAGGCTTGAACGCGCTTGATAAGGCAATATTGGTCGCTAATAATGTGGAGGAATTAGCTCGGTTGGCGATCGAGCAACTGGTTAAACTAGTTCCTTGCCAACGTGCCACCATTTCCTATGTCGATTTGAACGAAAAATTTCTTTTCCCGATTCATAGCTGGTCGCAACTGGATACAAGCGTAAAGCCCGGAATAAAATTTCCTATCCACGAATCATACTTAAAATTGATAGAGGCTGAATCTTATCTACTCCGTACCGAACTGGATAACTCTCCCAATCAAATCCCACGTCAGTTTTATAAAGAAGGTTTTAACTCGATGCTCTATGTTGGGTTGAAAACCGGAGGTAAGCTTATCGGGCTAATGCTACTGCTTTCCAGCGATCCAGCTTTTTTCACTCAGGAATACCTTAACATTGCGCTTGAAATCGGGGATATTTTGGCGATCGGGATTAGTAATGTCAAAATGAACCAGACAATACGGGAACATTCTGCCGAACTGGAAGAAAAAGTAACGTTGCGCACCGCCGAATTGGAGCAAGCCCGTAACCGCGCCGAATCTATCTTTCAAAGCAGTAGCGATGGCATCCTGATTATTGCTTCCGACTCTGAAATTGAACGCGCTAACGCGGAAGCCTACGTTTTGTTTGAGGATATGGGTAAGGGCGCTACCAAAAAGCTGCTATTCCTTACTAATGAAACAGATCGCCCTATACTGGAAAAAGCTATAAGCGCGGCTTTACTTAGCGGCAAGATACAGCGTTTAGAAGTAGCCCTCCGGCGTAGCGGAGAACAATATTTTGAGGCAGAATTAGGCATTGCCCCGTTAGGTAGCCCCGCGGTGGACAAGCCTTCATTGGTTTGTACCGTGCGGGACATAACCGAACGCAAGCTTGCCGAAAATGCCGTGCGTGAAAGTGAACTGCGCTATCGTTTGCTGGCAGATAATATCACCGATATGGTGGCGGTGCATACGCCGGAGGGGAAATATACTTATGTTTCGCCTTCGCTCAAGATGTTGGCAGGCTATCAGCCGGAAGAATTGGTGGGTAGATATGGCGTTGAGTTTGTTCACCCTGATGATGTCGCTCTTGCAACCTCTGCCTATGCCAGAGCCACTGTTAAACGCGCTCATTATAATCCAACAATAACGCGTTTCCGCCACAAAGATGGGCATTATATCTGGCTGGAAACTGTGGGGCAGACACGCTATTCTGAAGAAACGGGCAAACCGGTAGAACTTATTACCAGCACCCGTGATATTACAAAGCGCAAAGAGGTGGAAGATGCCTTAGCAGAAGAACGCAATCTGCTACGCAACTTGATTGATAACATCCCGGACTATATTTACATTAAGGATAAAGAACACCGCTATATAATGAATAACACCCCCCATGCTCGTTCGATGGGTACAAACTCTCCGGCGGAGGTGGTGGGTAAGACCGACTTTGATTTCTTCCCGCCCGAATTTGCCGAAAAATACCATGCGGATGAGGACGAAATATACCGTAGCGGGGAAGCCATTATAAATAAAGAAGAAAAATCATTTGGATTAAACCGAGAACCGATTTGGGCGGCTACCACTAAAATACCCCTGAAAAACTTGAGCGGGCAATTGGTAGGCTTGGTGGGCATAACCCATGATATAACCGGACTAAAGCGCACTCAGGAAATTATTCAGAATGCGCTTGAAAAAGAGCAAGAGCTAAGCGAACTAAAATCGCGCTTTATCTCGATGGCATCGCACGAGTTCCGCACACCGCTGGCAATCATTATGGTAATCGCCGAAAATCTCGGTCTTTATCGTGACCGGATGGACGAGCAGCAAATTGAGCAGCGCATTGTTGGGATAAAGAAGCAAGTTAAACGTCTCACCGATATAATAGAAGATATGCTCGATTTGTCCCGTATCCAAGCAAATCGCATTGAGTTTAAGCCAGTATTGACCGACCTAGATGCCTTCTGCAAAGAAATAATCGAAGAATTTGAGAGTAGGCTGGATGTTCTTCATCCCTTTAGCTATAGCTGTATTGATACCCCCTTGCTATTAAAGCTGGATACCGCTCTTTTTCACCGAATAATGAATAATTTGCTTTCCAATGCGGTGAAATATTCCAATCCGGGCAGTACGATTTTTATCAGTGTAGAAAAGCAGGCAGGGTTTATTCAATTGCAAATCAGGGATGAAGGCATCGGAATACCCGAAGCGGATATTAAGCATATCTTCGAGCCATTCCATCGCGCCGCTAATGTGGAAGCTATTTCTGGAACTGGGCTTGGGTTGGTAATTGCCAAACAATCGGTAGAGCTTCACGGGGGCAGTATCAGCCTCGATAGTACCCCCGATATAGGCACAACTGTCACCGTAAGCTTACCTGACCTAAAGTGA